In Paenibacillus kyungheensis, the following are encoded in one genomic region:
- a CDS encoding methyl-accepting chemotaxis protein, whose translation MKKRMKLPKPSKKTTTSSSFRWSIRNQLIVAFALILLGPSLVIGVSMYDKAKEEVQDHLIASATQSVQTANLFISNAIATKMHDAEYLSSVFNSSMIDGRLSPEIVPKLAQYLGEHPEAIDTFVGTPDGTMIRGVPKENENGYDPRERDWYKLAQASPGQTIMTPVVINSSKLPVVILAHTLPDNSGVLGISLNLESISKLADINVGSEGYVVILDTEKKYIVTRNGVTGEVAAGEYLDTMYSKDNGTIDYTFKGEPKKMVFLTNKETGWKIAGTMYTSEIAEAVQPIRNQALVIIIIAIVIAAIIVAFCINMIMKPLLSLRKTTQQISEGDLTIQIDQRKNNEIGDLARDFAIMVASLREMIEKVRDTTDNVSSASEELAAGAEETSRSVEHVTMAIQEVSTGSERQVTGVAVGADAIHRMSERVSEISGHVAEVSQSMSDAATASAKGNESVINVTQQIFEIQLTVDRLSEIIASLNTQSSEIGGIVDLIRNIAKQTNLLALNASIEAARAGEHGKGFAVVADEVRKLASESGESAERIGNLITGMQGIVAQSLEVMDQAKENVNGGILAVDTSGRSFSRINRAIKAVSRKMNDVTGTTDHLNNDADAVVEAIEDIASISEQAASNTETISAAAEEQLASMQEVSSAATDLTRLAEQLQQLVSRFKV comes from the coding sequence ATGAAAAAAAGGATGAAATTGCCTAAACCAAGCAAAAAAACAACTACATCATCTTCTTTTCGATGGTCTATACGTAATCAATTAATTGTAGCATTTGCTTTGATTTTGCTAGGGCCAAGTTTAGTGATTGGTGTAAGTATGTACGATAAAGCAAAAGAAGAAGTACAAGATCATTTGATTGCCAGTGCAACCCAAAGTGTACAAACAGCTAATCTATTTATCAGCAATGCCATTGCGACCAAAATGCATGATGCTGAATATTTATCAAGTGTATTTAACAGTTCGATGATCGATGGCCGATTGAGTCCAGAAATCGTTCCCAAATTAGCACAATATCTTGGTGAACATCCTGAAGCTATCGATACATTTGTCGGTACACCGGATGGAACGATGATTCGCGGCGTACCTAAAGAAAATGAGAATGGCTATGATCCGCGTGAACGGGATTGGTATAAATTAGCTCAAGCTTCTCCCGGTCAAACGATTATGACACCTGTTGTTATCAACTCAAGCAAACTTCCTGTAGTGATTCTGGCGCATACTTTACCAGATAATTCGGGGGTATTAGGTATTTCATTAAATCTAGAAAGTATTTCTAAATTAGCAGATATTAATGTAGGTAGCGAAGGCTATGTCGTTATTTTAGATACAGAAAAGAAATATATTGTGACACGTAATGGTGTGACAGGTGAGGTAGCAGCAGGGGAATATCTGGATACAATGTATTCCAAAGACAATGGTACGATTGATTATACATTCAAAGGCGAGCCGAAAAAGATGGTCTTTCTCACCAACAAAGAAACAGGCTGGAAAATCGCAGGTACGATGTATACAAGCGAAATTGCTGAAGCTGTTCAACCGATTCGTAATCAAGCTTTAGTGATTATTATTATCGCTATTGTGATAGCAGCGATCATTGTAGCTTTTTGTATCAATATGATTATGAAACCTTTACTGAGTCTACGCAAAACGACTCAACAAATCAGTGAGGGCGATCTCACGATCCAGATTGATCAGCGTAAAAATAATGAGATCGGTGATCTAGCGCGTGACTTTGCGATAATGGTCGCTAGTCTGCGTGAGATGATTGAGAAAGTAAGAGATACGACAGACAATGTATCTTCCGCTTCGGAAGAACTAGCAGCTGGAGCAGAAGAAACCAGTCGTTCTGTTGAACATGTAACTATGGCGATTCAAGAAGTTTCTACAGGCAGTGAACGTCAGGTAACAGGAGTCGCAGTAGGCGCAGATGCAATCCATCGTATGTCAGAACGTGTGTCTGAGATTTCCGGTCACGTAGCTGAAGTAAGCCAAAGTATGAGCGATGCAGCGACAGCTTCTGCAAAAGGAAATGAATCGGTTATTAATGTAACTCAACAGATTTTTGAAATTCAATTAACTGTTGATCGATTAAGCGAAATTATTGCAAGTCTAAATACGCAATCTAGTGAAATTGGTGGAATTGTTGATTTAATCCGTAATATTGCCAAACAGACTAATTTGCTAGCGTTAAATGCTTCGATTGAAGCGGCAAGAGCAGGCGAACATGGTAAAGGATTTGCTGTCGTTGCCGATGAAGTGCGTAAGCTTGCATCTGAATCGGGTGAATCGGCAGAGCGTATCGGTAACCTTATTACAGGCATGCAAGGCATCGTAGCTCAATCGCTAGAAGTTATGGATCAGGCGAAAGAGAATGTAAATGGAGGTATTCTAGCTGTTGATACATCTGGACGTTCATTCTCTAGAATTAACCGCGCTATCAAAGCAGTCTCTCGCAAAATGAACGATGTAACTGGAACGACAGATCATTTAAATAATGATGCAGATGCAGTAGTAGAAGCGATTGAAGATATCGCTAGCATTTCTGAACAAGCGGCAAGCAATACTGAGACGATTTCAGCAGCAGCCGAAGAACAACTCGCTTCAATGCAAGAAGTATCCAGTGCAGCTACCGATTTGACTCGTCTTGCAGAACAGTTACAACAATTGGTGTCTCGTTTTAAAGTATAA
- a CDS encoding DoxX family protein, producing MLLKRNVELGLFIVRVLTGVIFLLHGFSKFQGGIGGTTGFFQSIGLPGFLAPVVAIIEILGGLLLILGLLTRIAGAALTVIMIGVLLTAKAGQPFMMGTEFDYLLLFTSLQLALTGSALLSLDSLLFKNKYNSRLAEN from the coding sequence ATGTTGCTTAAACGTAATGTGGAATTAGGATTGTTTATTGTTCGCGTATTAACAGGTGTTATCTTTTTATTGCATGGGTTTTCCAAATTTCAAGGTGGTATTGGTGGCACAACAGGATTTTTCCAAAGTATCGGATTACCCGGGTTTTTGGCTCCGGTCGTAGCTATTATAGAAATTTTGGGAGGATTATTGTTGATTCTGGGTCTACTTACTCGTATTGCAGGTGCGGCTTTGACAGTGATTATGATTGGAGTGTTATTGACTGCCAAAGCAGGTCAGCCATTTATGATGGGTACAGAGTTCGATTATTTGCTGTTATTCACTTCGCTTCAATTGGCATTGACAGGTAGTGCTCTATTATCTTTGGATAGTCTGCTTTTCAAAAATAAATACAATAGCCGACTTGCTGAAAACTAA
- a CDS encoding M56 family metallopeptidase, protein MEKRNVTHWERRSRTLFRISFGLSLFTIGLMFIYALHTIFGWNIPFDLLRICNRWMEAQGWFSVAHLLRGLVLCTFVLYIGYGLDQWAGSYRAYRYFRSLQDVKQSAQYNAIYSENKELLMIIRCSQPVALTMGIFRRRIILSDGLLRMLDKQEQEAVVHHEMFHYQQRDPLTTFLLGQFALALWFLPILKNITLHYKISREILADSYAVHRLGTPVGLGGALLKLIHRQHSRSPQPFRMIYSSFAETSLNYRIHRIIEPDQEKSLRLPVWPVLLSLVVLTALSILLLWSLI, encoded by the coding sequence ATGGAAAAAAGAAACGTAACTCACTGGGAACGTCGTTCAAGAACACTGTTTCGTATAAGTTTCGGTCTCTCGTTATTTACGATAGGGCTTATGTTTATTTATGCGTTGCATACGATATTCGGTTGGAATATTCCTTTTGATCTGCTACGCATCTGTAACCGTTGGATGGAAGCTCAAGGATGGTTTTCGGTAGCCCATTTACTAAGAGGTCTGGTTCTGTGTACATTTGTACTGTATATCGGTTATGGATTAGATCAGTGGGCAGGGTCTTATCGGGCTTATCGTTATTTTCGCTCGTTACAAGATGTGAAGCAATCGGCGCAATATAATGCTATATATAGTGAGAACAAAGAATTATTGATGATTATTCGTTGTTCGCAACCTGTTGCATTAACTATGGGTATTTTTCGCCGCCGAATTATTTTATCAGATGGACTACTGCGGATGTTGGATAAACAAGAACAAGAAGCGGTTGTACATCATGAGATGTTCCATTATCAGCAACGTGATCCATTAACTACATTTTTGTTAGGGCAGTTTGCGCTTGCGTTGTGGTTTTTACCGATTTTGAAAAATATCACGTTGCATTACAAAATATCGCGCGAAATTCTAGCAGATAGTTATGCAGTCCATCGCTTAGGAACTCCTGTTGGCTTGGGCGGTGCTCTACTGAAACTAATTCATCGTCAGCATTCTCGTTCCCCTCAACCTTTTCGAATGATCTATTCTTCTTTTGCCGAAACGTCACTCAATTATCGTATCCATCGCATTATTGAACCGGATCAAGAGAAATCTCTGCGGTTGCCGGTATGGCCTGTGCTACTTTCATTAGTTGTGCTAACAGCACTTAGCATTTTGTTATTATGGTCACTTATATGA